A DNA window from Naumovozyma dairenensis CBS 421 chromosome 7, complete genome contains the following coding sequences:
- the RIB2 gene encoding bifunctional DRAP deaminase/tRNA pseudouridine synthase RIB2 (similar to Saccharomyces cerevisiae PUS9 (YDL036C) and RIB2 (YOL066C); ancestral locus Anc_3.154), which yields MSAIKKKQNLMCDDFGFKLKVNGSQQVQHKKDKTKEQIDPPYEVIIAGPLRKIKPYYFTYKTFCKERWRDHNVLDIFVNEFRDREYTYYEKAIRTGLIEINNKPATLDSIVKNGAMLTHKIHRHEPVVTSEPIRIVFENEGLLVIDKPSGIPVHPTGRFRFNTVTKILEEKYNYVVHPCNRLDRSTSGLMFLAKTPKGADDMAIQLREREVTKEYVARVVGNFPSGEIIVDKPIRSVNRKVSLNAVCDITDEDAKNAKTIFEKISYDGQTSVVKCKPLTGRTHQIRVHLQYLGHPIANDVIYSDPTIWGPTLGRNGIEEAKGFDKYISKLDEIGKTKNAASWYSAREREGTREQEDNRKHLEHDICSVCDFNSDRDCLLGLSDCELWLHAYRYESTQLDSTTGMKKWSYRTPLPTWAKIIPEAIIIT from the coding sequence ATGTCTGCtatcaagaagaaacagAATCTTATGTGTGATGACTTTGGCTTCAAATTGAAAGTAAACGGAAGTCAGCAAGTACAGCACAAGAAAGACAAGACTAAAGAGCAAATTGATCCTCCGTATGAAGTAATAATAGCTGGTCCACTAAGAAAGATAAAACCATATTATTTCACATACAAGACGTTTTGTAAAGAAAGATGGAGAGATCATAATGTCCTAGATATATTTGTTAACGAATTTAGAGATCGGGAATACACATATTACGAAAAGGCAATAAGAACCGGATTGATAGAGATAAACAATAAACCTGCTACATTGGATAGTATTGTGAAGAATGGTGCTATGCTGACTCATAAAATACATCGTCATGAACCCGTTGTCACATCTGAACCTATCAGAATTGTATTCGAAAATGAAGGTTTGTTGGTCATTGATAAACCTAGTGGGATCCCTGTGCATCCGACTGGTAGGTTTAGATTTAATACTGTTACGAAAATTTTGGAAGAAAAGTACAATTACGTTGTTCATCCATGTAATAGATTAGATAGATCTACTAGTGGCCTAATGTTTCTGGCAAAGACTCCGAAGGGCGCAGATGATATGGCAATTCAATTAAGGGAAAGGGAAGTTACGAAAGAATATGTGGCAAGAGTTGTTGGTAATTTCCCCTCGGGTGAGATAATAGTGGATAAACCTATAAGGTCAGTAAACCGAAAGGTTTCATTGAATGCAGTATGCGACATTACTGATGAGGATGCAAAAAATGCCAAGACGATCTTCGAAAAGATTTCATATGATGGCCAAACAAGTGTTGTCAAATGTAAACCTTTAACAGGTAGAACTCATCAAATTAGAGTTCATTTACAATATTTGGGGCACCCAATTGCGAATGATGTGATTTATTCCGATCCAACTATATGGGGGCCTACCCTCGGTAGGAATGGTATTGAGGAGGCCAAAGGTTtcgataaatatatttctaaattGGACGAAATTGGGAAAACTAAGAATGCAGCAAGCTGGTATTCTGCTCGAGAACGAGAAGGAACACGGGAGCAAGAAGATAATAGGAAGCACCTAGAACATGACATATGTTCAGTATGTGACTTCAATTCAGATAGAGATTGTCTTCTCGGTTTAAGTGACTGCGAACTATGGCTACATGCCTACCGCTATGAATCGACTCAATTAGACTCTACAACAGGAATGAAGAAATGGAGTTATCGTACACCATTACCCACATGGGCGAAAATAATCCCAGAAGCAATAATCATAACATAG
- the INP54 gene encoding phosphoinositide 5-phosphatase INP54 (similar to Saccharomyces cerevisiae INP54 (YOL065C); ancestral locus Anc_3.155), which yields MSQMKKDWKVSISTLNCGKISPLENSINVERIIQHLIPALKKNKDGSHLIAADIYAFGFQELSMIWEGSLPTVMQSYNDILSKTIIKVLNERFRKDSIEYSLVGSDYVGATSLVVVCRNSLHIEKVWRSRTKCGMFGSNLKGGVGLGLALSRDEDEGDNDTFIFVCSHLNANEGYENMQKRCADFTTIINNCDRDFKEILEYNKDGHYFFFGDMNFRVNGWEHINTNYNDLNTIETLATKYDELQEVLKSVDSFKRFDEAEITFPPTYKYEIIGDKNKFNKKRSPSWCDRVLFKKYNGKPRIISYHSIERTQDLQFTDHQGVNLTIEVGQSSTISSPLQQLLQSLEATERGSISVLAEQTIDTIDWIVGYVAWFMHYKAHYWIGGAIILLIIYYLL from the coding sequence ATGTCacagatgaagaaggaTTGGAAAGTTTCGATATCAACTTTAAATTGTGGTAAGATTTCCCCCTTAGAGAACTCTATTAATGTGGAACGAATAATCCAACATTTAATCCCAGCccttaaaaaaaataaggaTGGTTCTCATCTGATTGCCGCTGATATATATGCTTTTGGATTCCAAGAATTATCAATGATATGGGAAGGGTCTTTACCTACAGTTATGCAAtcatataatgatattctttcaaagacCATTATAAAAGTTCTAAATGAGCGATTTAGAAAAGATAGTATAGAATATAGCCTCGTTGGTTCTGATTACGTTGGTGCTACGTCATTAGTCGTTGTTTGTAGGAATTCATTACATATAGAGAAGGTATGGAGATCAAGGACTAAATGTGGTATGTTTGGCTCCAATTTGAAAGGTGGCGTTGGATTAGGATTAGCATTATCCAGGGACGAAGATGAAGGTGACAATGATActttcatttttgtttgtaGTCACTTGAATGCAAATGAGGGTTATGAAAATATGCAGAAAAGATGTGCTGATTTTACAACGATAATCAATAATTGTGATAGAGACTTTAAAGAGATATtggaatataataaagatgggcattatttttttttcggTGATATGAATTTTAGAGTTAACGGTTGGGAACATATCAACACTAATTATAATGATCTTAATACGATTGAGACACTTGCTACAAAGTATgatgaattacaagaagTATTGAAGAGTGTTGATTCGTTTAAACGGTTTGATGAAGCTGAAATTACTTTCCCTCCTACATATAAGTATGAAATTATTGGAGATAAGAATAAGTTTAATAAAAAGAGGTCACCTTCGTGGTGTGACAGAGTCTTGTTTAAAAAGTATAATGGTAAACCTCGTATTATATCCTATCATTCTATTGAAAGAACTCAAGATCTACAATTTACTGACCATCAAGGTGTAAATCTCACAATAGAAGTGGGACAATCTTCGACGATATCATCTCCATTACAGCAGTTACTCCAGAGTTTAGAAGCAACTGAGAGAGGGTCTATATCAGTGTTGGCTGAACAAACAATCGATACTATTGATTGGATAGTAGGATATGTAGCATGGTTCATGCACTATAAAGCGCATTATTGGATAGGTGGGGccataattttattaattatatattatttattgtaG
- the MET22 gene encoding 3'(2'),5'-bisphosphate nucleotidase (similar to Saccharomyces cerevisiae MET22 (YOL064C); ancestral locus Anc_3.157), with the protein MPFEKELLVATQAVRKASLLTKRIQSQVIAHRSSTTITKSDSSPVTIGDFAAQTIIINAIKANFPQDNVVGEESSDGLDDAFVGEILKEIHLNDQIYKDQGYDDTEGMSFTNEQFPLQSISDVKTVLNLGNYEGGDKGRFWCLDPIDGTKGFLRGEQFAVCLALIVDGVVQVGCIGCPNLKLNDYDTNVKDLPGFESFGYLYRAVRGHGAFYSVASNPVDWIKIHVRQLPETKDMISLEGVEKSHSSHDEQSQIKSKLGVTKSLHLDSQVKYCLLAQGLADLYLRLPIKLSYEEKIWDHGAGNVIVHEAGGFHTDSLDNVPLDFGNGRTLKTKGVIASSGPKELHDLVVSISNEVINSRN; encoded by the coding sequence ATGCCatttgaaaaggaattacTAGTAGCGACCCAAGCAGTCCGCAAGGCATCCCTTCTAACCAAACGAATCCAATCTCAAGTGATTGCACATCGTTCCTCCACCACAATCACTAAAAGTGATAGTTCTCCTGTCACTATTGGTGATTTTGCTGCTCAGACTATCATAATTAATGCCATTAAGGCTAATTTCCCACAGGATAATGTCGTTGGTGAAGAATCCTCTGACGGGTTGGATGATGCATTCGTTGgtgaaattttgaaagaaattcatttgaatGATCAAATTTATAAGGATCAGGGGTACGATGATACTGAAGGTATGAGTTTCACTAATGAACAATTCCCCTTACAAAGTATTTCGGATGTTAAGACGGTACTCAATTTAGGGAATTATGAAGGTGGAGATAAGGGTAGATTTTGGTGCCTGGACCCAATTGATGGAACGAAGGGATTCTTGAGAGGTGAACAATTTGCTGTTTGTCTAGCTTTGATTGTGGATGGTGTTGTGCAAGTTGGTTGTATTGGTTGtccaaatttgaaattgaatgattatGATACAAATGTGAAAGATTTGCCAGGGTTTGAATCGTTTGGATATTTGTATCGTGCTGTTAGAGGCCATGGTGCTTTCTATTCTGTTGCTTCCAATCCTGTAGATTGGATTAAGATTCATGTTAGACAATTACCAGAAACTAAGGATATGATTTCCTTGGAAGGTGTCGAGAAATCACATTCTTCTCATGATGAACAATCTcaaattaaatcaaaattagGTGTCACAAAATCTTTACATTTAGATTCTCAAGTGAAATATTGTTTGTTGGCTCAAGGTTTAGCTGATCTTTATTTACGTTTACCAATAAAATTATCTTACGAGGAAAAAATTTGGGATCATGGTGCTGGTAATGTTATTGTCCATGAAGCTGGTGGATTCCATACTGATTCTTTGGATAATGTTCCATTAGATTTTGGTAATGGTAGAACTTTGAAAACTAAAGGTGTTATTGCCTCAAGTGGTCCAAAGGAATTACACGATCTGGTTGTTTCCATTTCTAATGAAGTCATTAATTCAAGAAACTAA
- the DBP10 gene encoding ATP-dependent RNA helicase DBP10 (similar to Saccharomyces cerevisiae DBP10 (YDL031W); ancestral locus Anc_3.159): MALKEKRTRDTAVDSSDSENDAADFDIATDIALNASDSDDASSDSDNEDVQDVIDYSDSEHQQEDNKIARKEKQKKQDIDKSFPILELSDDEDTKKKSNSKNNGSDNDDDDDINAYFSTTNLEKSKHKKGSFPSFGLSKIIVTNITKRGFRQPTPIQRKTIPLILQNRDIVGMARTGSGKTAAFILPMIRKIKTHSSKIGARAVILSPSRELAMQTHNVFKEFSKGTQLRSVLLTGGDSLEDQFGMMMNNPDVIIATPGRFLHLKVEMSLDLKSIEYAVFDEADRLFEMGFQDQLNELLASLPSNRQTLLFSATLPSSLVDFAKAGLTNPVLVRLDAESKISENLEMLFLSTKNDEREANLLYLLQDVIKIPLATKEQQRKFNDQNKKDNESDSDADDNNNNNKNKKKRKFKKERLPPANQLPSEKATILFVPTRHHVEYISQLLKDSGYLISYIYGTLDQHARKRQLYNFRTGLTSILVVTDVAARGVDIPMLANVINFSLPASSKIFIHRVGRTARAGNRGWAYSIVSESELPYLLDLELFLGKKIMLTPMYDSLCEIMKNKWIAEGNDESSFVNPKIAYTDRLILGSAPRLEVEGLGDLYKNMMQNNFELKLIKDVAMKAEKLYFRTRTSASPESLKRSKEIIASGWDEQNVLFGKNQEKEKLDFLAKLQNRRNKETVFEFSRNPDDEMSVFMKRRRRQLAPIQRKARERKELLQMEKMAGLTHSVEDEILKGDDNEAGYSVSEDTLKQQFQDADELLADQENKSKKDKKSKKSFKDPNFFLSHYAPAGDIQDKQLELTTGFVNDAAKVAYDLNNDDKVQVHKQTAMVKWDKKRKKYVNTQGLDNKKYIIGEGGQKIAASFRSGKFDEWAKKRKMKPLKVGARETTIPSNILANPTNGSHGSQGNTIRGKFKHKQMKAPKMPDKHRDDYHIQKKKVEKALANGIQVRGYGNAPGMSNELKSTEQIMKDRNVKENKRAKNARPSKRRKF, translated from the coding sequence ATGGCGTTGAAGGAAAAGCGAACAAGAGATACAGCGGTCGATTCATCAGACAGTGAGAATGACGCTGCTGATTTCGATATTGCTACTGACATTGCTTTAAACGCTAGTGACTCTGATGATGCCTCGTCTGATTCAGATAATGAAGACGTTCAAGATGTTATCGACTACAGTGACAGTGAACACCAACAAGAGGATAACAAAATTGCACGTAAGGAGAAACAGAAGAAGCAAGATATCGATAAAAGTTTCCcaattcttgaattatCCGATGACGAAGATACCAAGAAGAAGAGTAACAGCAAAAACAATGGTAGtgacaatgatgatgacgatgacaTTAACGCATACTTCTCTACAACGAATCTAGAGAAATCCAAGCACAAGAAAGGTAGTTTCCCCAGTTTTGGTCTCTCCAAAATAATCGTAACAAATATCACCAAGAGAGGGTTCCGTCAACCCACCCCCATCCAACGTAAAACCATCCCATTAATCCTTCAAAATAGAGACATTGTTGGTATGGCTAGAACAGGGTCAGGGAAAACAGCTGCATTTATCTTGCCCATgattagaaaaattaagaCTCATTCAAGTAAGATTGGTGCTCGTGCAGTGATCTTATCTCCTTCAAGAGAATTAGCCATGCAAACTCATAACGTCTTTAAGGAATTCTCTAAGGGGACCCAATTACGTAGTGTCCTATTGACAGGTGGTGATTCATTAGAGGATCAATTCGgtatgatgatgaataatCCTGACGTGATTATCGCAACTCCAGGTAGATTCTTACATTTGAAAGTGGAAATGAGTTtagatttgaaaagtaTAGAATATGCAGTGTTCGATGAAGCTGACAGATTGTTCGAAATGGGGTTCCAAgatcaattaaatgaattattggCTTCTTTGCCTTCTAATAGACAAACTTTATTGTTTTCTGCGACATTACCAAGTTCTTTGGTTGATTTCGCTAAGGCTGGGTTGACTAATCCTGTTTTGGTGAGGTTAGATGCAGAATCTAAGATCTCCGAGAATTTAGAAATGTTATTTCTATCAActaaaaatgatgaaagaGAAGCAAACTTACTATACCTATTACAAGATGTTATTAAAATCCCATTAGCTACAAAGGAACAACAGAGAAAGTTCAAtgatcaaaataaaaaagataaCGAATCTGATTCCGATGCTGacgacaacaacaacaataataaaaacaagaaaaaacGTAAGTTTAAAAAGGAAAGGTTACCACCAGCAAACCAATTACCATCAGAAAAGGCCACTATTCTTTTCGTACCAACACGTCATCACGTCGAATATATCTCTCAATTACTAAAGGATTCAGGGTATCTGATCTCATACATATACGGTACATTAGATCAACATGCACGTAAGCGTCAATTATATAACTTCAGAACTGGGCTAACGTCCATCCTTGTAGTTACGGATGTCGCCGCAAGAGGTGTGGATATCCCCATGTTAGCTAATGTGATTAATTTCTCATTACCTGCATCATCTAAGATTTTCATTCATCGTGTTGGGAGAACTGCAAGAGCTGGTAATAGAGGTTGGGCTTATTCCATTGTTTCAGAATCTGAATTACCATATTTATTGGATTTGGAATTGTTTTTAGGAAAGAAGATAATGTTAACTCCTATGTATGATTCACTTTGTgaaattatgaaaaataaatggaTTGCTGAGGGCAATGATGAGTCCAGTTTTGTGAATCCAAAGATCGCTTATACTGATAGATTGATCTTGGGGTCTGCTCCAAGATTGGAAGTGGAAGGTTTAGGTGACCTTTATAAGAATATGATgcaaaataattttgaattgaaattgattaaagATGTCGCCATGAAagctgaaaaattatattttagaACTCGTACTTCTGCATCTCCAGAATCATTGAAGAGaagtaaagaaattattgcATCAGGTTGGGATGAACAAAATGTCCTTTTTGGCAAGaatcaagaaaaggaaaaattggattttcttgcaaaattacaaaacagaagaaataaagaaactGTATTTGAATTCTCAAGGAACcctgatgatgaaatgtCTGTATTTatgaagagaagaagacgTCAATTAGCTCCAATTCAAAGAAAGGCTCGTGAAAGAAAGgaattattacaaatggaaaaaatgGCTGGACTAACTCATTCtgttgaagatgaaattcTTAAAGGTGATGACAATGAAGCAGGTTATTCTGTTTCGGAAGACACATTAAAACAACAATTCCAAGATGCTGATGAACTTTTAGCagatcaagaaaataaatccaaaaaagataagaaaagtaagaaatcattcaaagaTCCAAACTTCTTCTTGAGTCATTATGCTCCTGCTGGAGATATTCAAGATAaacaattagaattaaCCACCGGGTTTGTTAATGATGCTGCCAAGGTTGCGTATGATCTAAACAATGACGATAAAGTACAAGTTCATAAGCAAACCGCCATGGTTAAATGGGATaaaaagaggaagaagTACGTTAATACGCAAGGTCTTGATAATAAGAAGTATATTATAGGTGAAGGTGGTCAAAAGATAGCAGCAAGTTTCAGATCAGGAAAATTCGACGAATGGGCcaagaagagaaagatGAAACCATTGAAAGTTGGAGCAAGAGAAACAACTATACCATCGAATATATTGGCTAATCCAACTAATGGATCTCATGGTTCACAAGGTAATACAATACGTGGTAAATTCAAGCATAAACAAATGAAAGCTCCAAAGATGCCTGATAAACATAGAGATGATTACCATatacaaaagaagaaagtcGAGAAGGCCCTTGCGAATGGTATTCAAGTCAGAGGTTATGGTAATGCTCCAGGAATGAgcaatgaattgaaatcgACTGAACAAATCATGAAAGATAGAAACgttaaagaaaacaaacGCGCAAAGAATGCTCGTCCAAGCAAGAGGAGGAAATTTTAA
- the NDAI0G02880 gene encoding uncharacterized protein, with amino-acid sequence MGVFVMRMVYFSAFGPYRFPGLLVVLKYAGNRRNLFVHPISRCIGIITQYSKSRDGKRRYTVFDKMTSDYLFYYVVVLRLILRSQQSTDFDDMSRHHLIGSLLFFYIVQYI; translated from the coding sequence ATGGGGGTCTTTGTTATGCGTATGGTTTACTTTTCTGCTTTCGGGCCCTATCGTTTTCCTGGACTGTTGGTGGTACTGAAGTATGCTGGTAACCGACGTAATCTTTTTGTCCATCCAATATCAAGATGTATAGGAATCATTACTCAATATTCCAAAAGTAGGGATGGCAAAAGAAGATATACAGTATTTGACAAGATGACATCAGACTATTTGTTTTACTATGTTGTGGTGCTTCGTCTTATCCTACGTTCCCAACAAAGTACtgattttgatgatatgagtcgtcatcatctaattggcagcttgttgtttttttatattgtACAGTATATATGA